One Pyrus communis chromosome 13, drPyrComm1.1, whole genome shotgun sequence genomic window carries:
- the LOC137712157 gene encoding uncharacterized protein, with translation MKKLIRECEYKLNSSALKNVSLPNTGSFCYDLLEVNLDPKKRKGTSGPLSKAFNKEARDQCDAEVARMFYIGGLSFNLARNPHYRNSYVRASTLPGVAGLLIEAHYPHIFWTPCVVHTLNLALKSICSPKQTHVSYDDCNWISTIASDVWSIKIFIMNHSMRLSMFNEHCKLKLLSIAETRFASTLVMLRRFKEVKEGLQQMVISSNWALYKEDDLVKAMSVKQKILDEYFWEKIEYILFFTAPIYEVIRMADTDKPCLHLVYECWDTMIENVKAAIYRNERKALHEKNSFFDAVYYSSEWLQEDPSQVAPHRDVELTTERKKCFERYFSNEEIRRSINVEYASFSMCLNDFGAIDSMNDRFHLEPVMWWIVHGASTPSLQSIALKLLGQPCSSSCCERNWSTYNFIHSLRRNKITPQRAEDLVFVHNNLRLLSRNSSTYKEGITQLWDVGGDGFENMGEESVGMLDIANLSLDEPSLETTLITG, from the exons ATGAAAAAGTTAATTCGAGAGTGTGAATATAAGCTGAACAGTTCTGCTCTTAAGAATGTGTCTTTGCCCAATACTGGTTCTTTCTGTTATGATCTACTTGAAGTGAATCTTGATCcaaagaagagaaaaggaaCAAGTGGGCCTCTCAGTAAAGCTTTTAACAAGGAAGCTCGAGATCAATGTGATGCCGAGGTTGCAAGGATGTTTTATATAGGTGGCTTATCATTTAACCTTGCAAGAAATCCGCACTATCGAAACTCATATGTTCGTGCTTCTACACTTCCAGG AGTTGCTGGGTTACTTATTGAGGCTCACTATCCCCATATCTTTTGGACACCCTGTGTTGTTCACACTCTTAATCTTGCTTTGAAGAGTATATGTTCTCCGAAACAAACACATGTTTCGTACGATGactgcaattggatttcaactATTGCTAGTGATGTTTGGTCCATAaaaatttttattatgaacCATAGCATGAGATTGTCCATGTTTAATGAACATTGCAAACTAAAGTTGCTCTCCATTGCCGAAACAAG aTTTGCTTCCACACTTGTGATGCTTAGAAGATTTAAGGAAGTAAAGGAAGGTTTACAACAAATGGTGATTAGCTCGAATTGGGCTTTGTACAAAGAAGATGATTTGGTTAAAGCAATGTCGGTGAAGCAAAAAATATTGGACGAGTACTTTTGGGAGAAGATTGAGTATATTCTTTTCTTTACAGCTCCAATATATGAGGTTATTAGAATGGCTGATACAGATAAACCTTGTCTTCACTTGGTGTATGAGTGTTGGGATACTATGATTGAAAACGTGAAAGCTGCTATCTACAGGAATGAGCGCAAGGCATTACATGAAAAAAACAGCTTTTTTGATGCGGT gtATTATAGTTCAGAATGGCTCCAAGAAGACCCTAGTCAGGTTGCTCCACACCGAGATGTTGAGCTTACAACTGAAAGGAAAAAGTGCTTTGAGAGATACTTTTCCAATGAGGAAATTAGAAGAAGTATCAATGTGGAGTATGCTTCTTTCTCTATGTGCTTGAATGACTTTGGAGCTATTGATTCTATGAATGATAGGTTTCATTTGGAACCAGTGATGTGGTGGATTGTCCATGGAGCTTCTACACCTAGTCTCCAATCCATAGCGTTGAAGCTACTTGGACaaccttgttcctcctcttgttGTGAAAGAAATTGGAGCACTTATAATTTTATTCACTCTCTAAGAAGGAACAAGATTACACCACAAAGAGCGGAGGATTTGGTATTTGTGCATAATAATCTTCGTCTTTTATCAAGGAATAGCTCAACCTACAAAGAAGGTATTACTCAATTGTGGGATGTTGGAGGAGATGGCTTTGAAAACATGGGTGAAGAAAGTGTCGGGATGCTTGATATTGCTAACCTTTCACTTGATGAACCGTCATTGGAGACTACTTTGATTACTGGATGA